The Calypte anna isolate BGI_N300 chromosome 1, bCalAnn1_v1.p, whole genome shotgun sequence region CCCGAGCCATCGActcatcccccccctccctccccaatAAAAAGGGACAAGGAGGGTGATTCCCTATCCCACTCTTCTCCTGGAGCCACGGGGAGGTGAGAGCTGCCCAGGCAAGGCAGGAGGTGAGATTTTAACCTCATTATTTACCCCTCGCCAGCAGGTCCGGAAAACCTTCCTGCAACCATGGCGCTGGTGAAGAGCGGTTGGCTTTGGCGACAGAGTAAGTACAACCCCTCAGCTTTCCACCTTGGGAGCCTTCTCCCCCCACTTTGcccaaaattaaacaaaaaaacaaaaccatggtGAGGTTTTTTGGCTAGGGGATTCCAGGAGGAGGTGTTTGGGGGGAtaggggggggaggaaggggccCTGAGCCGGGCGGTTAATCCACAGCGgtgaggaggtggcagctgagCTTTACGTAAGGGACAGGGACCTTCTGCCATGAAAACAGAGACACAGCTCCACCTCCGGGGCTGGATCTGCTCCCGTGTGCCCAGTGGGGTGTCCCCATGATGCCCTGATGGCTTTTTTTGGCAGCTCTGTTTCATTTCAAGCCacctggccaggctggatgcCAGGCCCGGGTGCCCTGCAGGATTCTTGGAGGGGGCGGTGGGATCCGGCTGGAAAGTCAGGGGATGGGCTTTGGGTCTCGGGTGGGTGCTGGGCAAATCCCCCCCAGGATCCTTCacctccttcccatccccctCAGGCTCCATCCTGCGCCGTTGGAAGAGGAACTGGTTTGTCCTCTACCTGGATGGCAGCTTGGTTTACTATCACGACGAGACGCAGCGCGACATGGACGGGAGGATCCACATCAAATTCAGCTGCAGGGATGTCAGGACTGGGCGTGAGTGCAGAGGTGAGAAACTCCCCCATGTTCCCAACTCCATCCTCTGTGGAAGTCTTTTAAATGATGCTCTAGGATACCCCAAAAACCaatccaggctgcccagggccaTGAGATGCTCAGAGGGTTGGGCACATctcctgtgaagccaggctgagagctgggaatgctcagcctggagaagaggaggctccaaggagacctgAGAGCACCTGAAAGGGCTCCAgggaagctgaggagggactttggacaagggcctggagggatgggatgaagggcaatggctttaaacatGGAGAGGGGAATTTAgatgagatctgaggaagaaattctttcctgtgagagtggtgagaccaTTCCCACtgttgtccagggaagctgtggctgccccatccctggcagtgtctcagcccaggttggatggggcttggagcaccctgggctgtgagaggggtccctgcccacacagggggtttggaactggatcatctttcaggtcccttccaacccaaaccactccatGAAAATTCAGCCCTGTTTACCCTCCAGCCAGCACCGGGTTGTTCCCCACGAGATGCAGATCAAATCATCTCTCCCACTGCTTTTCCCCGGGGAaaagaaggcaggaaggagaaaCTCTCCTCCTGGTTTGTGCTTGTTCCAAGCACAATCCCACGGGCCTGACTCATCCCACACAGTCTCACACAAACAAGGGGAACAAAAGCAGGAGCTCAGCTTGGCCCCGCAGCAGCCACACAAAGCGCCTTTTCTTGGGCTGCAACGCCAGGATGCCAGGGTGGGAACAACAAATCCCAAGGTTTCTCCTCACCAGAGGgtcctgcccagctctgaggGGACAACCCTTGTGGATTTACACTTCTTGCTGGAGCTCATAATCAAATTCCAGCAGGGAGGGTCTTGTGCTTCAACAAGATTTGGGTGCTCGCTCGCTGCGATCCGGCAAATTCCGAGCAAGCGCAGCTCAAGCCTTGTGACCTCCAGGTCAGATTTTTGGCaattttttgcctttccaaCTTTCTTTTGGCTGTGGGGGTGGAAgtttctgctcctcagctcttGGCTTTTGGTGGCTTTTAACCTTTGAGAGCCTGATAGGGACCTGTAAGCAGAGATGAAGTTAAACCCACATACTGAACACGGCGTCCCAGCGAGTGCTTATTTCACGGGGGTCACCCAGGGCTGCTCGTGGCTCTCCTGATGGGGTCTGTGTGGGGGGGAATgggtgggggggacacaggAGGGAGAGGTCTCCTTCCCTGAGGTCAGATCttgctcctttccttttccagatgTGCAGCCTCCCGAGGGCAGGAGCCGTGACTGCCTGCTGACCATCGTGCTGCGGGACGGCTCCAAGACAACGCTGTGTGCAGAGAGCGAGGATGATGCTGTGTAagccacaaaaacaaaaaacaagaaaaaaaaagtcaccatcACAGCACTCATATCCTCCTCGGTGGCTTTTTCACCCAAATCTGGCTTTTTATCCAAAcctggaatcatagaatgatagaatgctggaatggtttgggttggaagggacctgaaagatccTCCGGTTCCAacccctggatgggcagggacccctcccacagcccaggttgctccaagccccatccaacctgggctgagacactgccagggatggggcagccacagcttccttgggcagcccgGGACAGGGTCTACAGCAGATGGTGTTGTCCCCAAAAGGGGCTCTGTCTGTCCCCTGGTGTGCCAGGAGCTGTGCCACACACAGTGCTGAGGTATTTGCCCATGCAGGGCCTTGGAAATGggagatctttaaggtcccttccaacccaaaccattccatgattctatgaatatccagttctgctcagaaaacagcagtgtGCTATTCCCCAATGCAAACTCATCTTCCTGAAGCACAACTGCTGCTTTTGTACCccaaaatgtcaaaaataactttgtaggagagaatcccagactgggttgggttggaagggacccaagagctcctccagttccaacccctgcatgggcagggacccctctcacagcccaggttgctccaagccccatccagcctgggctgagacactgccagggatggggcagccacagcttccttgggcaacctgggacaggggctcagcaccctcaccccaaacaatttctccctccccaagatctcctctccatctccctcttgcagctggaaacccttccccctcatcccatccctccaggcccttgtccaaagtccctccccagctttcctggagccccttcaggcactggaagatgctccaagggctccccagaaccttccccttctcccttctcccttctcccttctccttctccttctccttctccttctccttctccttctccttctccttcttctccttctccttctccttctccttctccttcttctccttctccttctccttctcctctcctctcctctcctctcctcccttctcttctcttctctttctcttctcttctcttctcttctcttctcttctctttctcttctcttctcttctcttctcttctcttctcttctcttctcttctctctcttttctcttctcttctcttctcttctcttctcttctcttctcttctcttctcttctttctcttctcttcctcttctcttcttcttccttctcttctcttctctctcttctcttctcttctcttctctctcttctcctcctctccttcctctcctctctctcctctcctccctctcctccttctcttctttctcctccagactgaacacccccaactctctcaacctgttccatgctctccccaccctcaaattcaagaatttcttcctaaaatctcacctaaatctcccctcttcaagctttaaaccattctatgattcccttGGTGCTGGAAGGGATGGTGACCCACACCTTGGGGACATCCTGTAGGGTcatggctggggagggagatgTTGCTACTCATGATGAAGATGGAGCTTTGGATGGTGGAAAGATCCTTGGCCACATGAGGCCCCCACCCCACACCCACCCATGGCTGAAACCCCACAGAGCCCCCGTGTTCTCTGCTCAATAGAACAGAGAATTGGGTTTCCTGCTGAATAATTCAGAGCCCAAAGTATCAATTTTTAAGCAGTCTCTCTCCTGCAGAGGGGGATTCCCTCCCCGATGAGAAATCAGCTTTGGGCCTGAACCAGGATCACTGggaaaaggggttttttttgttggagtTTTAGTGATAAATAGTAGGAAAGTGAAGTCCTTATTgcctgtggccagcaggaggagATACCCACTCCTAGCACTGTTCCCCTTTTATTTATTCCTATTAAAAATCAAGACATTTTttgctataaaaatataaaaaatactaaaatttgctataaaaattcagacatctatacaaaataaatttaaaacccCCACATTTTTGTAAAAGATAAAAAGTGGGAAGCTCTCAGCTGTGCTTAGATGGGGGGAGATGTTCAGCCATGGCCGAGCTCAGCTTGACCCCAGCTGAAAGGGAAATTCATCCATTTCCCACTTTTCCTCCAAAATTCAGGTGCTGTTCTTCCTGCCTGCCCTCATTTCAGCCCTTGGGCCATTCCCAAGGAAGAGCATTTAGCCCTGTGCCCATCCCCATGGCTACCACCCCCCCACACCCAGTAGCCCAGCACCAACAGGGAATTAAAGAGCAGTGCCAGCCCCACGGTCACATCTAGGTCATTTGGGGGGGTGGATGGGGACACagagctgcccccagccccagggggaCAATTCCCAGCTCCAGGGGGACAATTCCCAGCTCCAGGGGGACAATTCCCACCCCAAACCCACCTCCcttctgttttatttgcagTGCTTGGAAGATGGCTGTGCTGGAGGCCAAAGCCACCCCGGTGAGGCTCTGTCCCCAAAACGAGGGGTTCTGTCCCCAAAAtgagggggtgggtgggtggaggTGACACCAACCTGAGCCCTCCCACCTTGGGCTGATGCTGAGGTGGCCCCCTGGGACCCTGCACCCCCTGGGACACAAGGAGTGAAGGGAAGAAGGGTGAGAAGTGACAGAGACCTCCTGGTGTCACCAACAGAAGATGggagagccctgggggacaACCTTGTTGGGGGTGACAGAAGTTAAAGCTGAGGGGGGACACAGCTGGGGGGGAAATGGGGCAGAGTTAAGGTGACATGGGACACAGGTAAGGTGACAGAAGCAGAGTTCAGGTGTTGGGACACAGTTACAGGGGGAGACTTTAAAGGGGATGGGGACACGGTAAAGGTGAAAGGAGCCCAAATTAAGGTGACCTGAGCACAGGTGCTTGAGAAAcgggggaaactgaggcacagccaCACCTGTGGCTCCACCAGGTGTCCCCACTCTGGTCACCAACCTCCTCCATGCTCCCACTCCTCACAGGTGCACGTCTACGACCCCTATGATGATGACTACTACCAGACCGTGCCCCTCGACTCCCACCAGACTGCCTACATCAGCTCTGGCCACTATGGCCACCAGTATGGAGGTGGGTGGCCCCAtctggtggcactggggtggTGGCCACATCCTCCCAGTTCACCCCCCTCACTCATCCTTCCCCCACCTTTGGTGGATGTTTCACCAGGGTGGTCACAGCACCCACCCCACATCCAGCCCCCCAGAGTTTGGGGACTGATcctgagctccaggagctgaggggctgagctgggacaGACCCAGTGCAGGGTGACACATccagggtggggagaggagggtggGGGAAACCATGGCAACACGGGGGGACAGCCAAAAACCTGGGTGTCCCCTCCATCCCAAACCACCAGCACACtgtggggggggtgggagggaagcgGTGTCCCTCGGGTGGCACCCGGGGTGGGCTTGGGGGTGCCAGAAAATGTCTTCCTTGTCACCCCCAAGCCCAGctcaccccctgctccccctttTTTGccttgcagctcctggggtgACCCACATCATCGTGCGTGAGGATCCCTACAGGGTCTCTGGGGACCAGAtggccctggggctgctggcaggggcGGCCACGGGAGCTGCCCTGGG contains the following coding sequences:
- the PLEKHB1 gene encoding pleckstrin homology domain-containing family B member 1 — translated: MALVKSGWLWRQSSILRRWKRNWFVLYLDGSLVYYHDETQRDMDGRIHIKFSCRDVRTGRECRDVQPPEGRSRDCLLTIVLRDGSKTTLCAESEDDAVAWKMAVLEAKATPVHVYDPYDDDYYQTVPLDSHQTAYISSGHYGHQYGAPGVTHIIVREDPYRVSGDQMALGLLAGAATGAALGSFMWMPCWF